From a single Rutidosis leptorrhynchoides isolate AG116_Rl617_1_P2 chromosome 5, CSIRO_AGI_Rlap_v1, whole genome shotgun sequence genomic region:
- the LOC139848562 gene encoding uncharacterized protein, producing MPIPSFDVVLGMNWLSDHKASIKCDRKILSFSVAGGKRVVARGDRGGFRCPLLSMIKAQKSLAKGYDSFLAYVIDVKKEKKVVSDIPVVSEYPEVFPDEFPGLPPIREVEYKIELVPGATPVTKAPYRLAPSEIREMMSQIQKLLDRGFIRPSSSP from the coding sequence ATGCCTATACCAAGCTTTGATGTAGTGCTAGGCATGAATTGGCTTAGTGACCATAAGGCcagtattaagtgcgataggaaaattCTCTCTTTTTCGGTGGCTGGTGGGAAACGGGTAGTGGCTCGTGGTGATCGCGGCGGGTTCCGTTGTCCATTATTGTCGATGATAAAAGCCCAGAAATCTTTGGCCAAGGGCTATGATTCTTTCTTAGCCTATGTGATCGAtgtaaagaaggaaaagaaagtagtGTCCGATATTCCGGTGGTGTCTGAATATccagaagtgttcccagatgaattTCCAGGCTTACCGCCGatcagggaagttgaatataagatcgaGTTAGTTCCAGGGGCTACGCCGGTTACTAAAGCTCCGTATAGATTAGCTCCTTCagaaattcgtgaaatgatgtccCAAATTCAAAAACTGTTAGACCGCGGGTTCATTCGTCCGAGTTCTTCGCCGTAG
- the LOC139848561 gene encoding uncharacterized protein, with product MNMRQRRWQELIKDYDLDRLKIAQLEPLQNEHLKSELMVKRRVELMNDSRGLKTYRERVWVPLFGGLRDLILNEAHKLRLSVHPGITKMYHDLKVLYWWPTMKVDIAQYVEKKCRTPSCWLEAGEKQFAGLKIVHQTAEKVAIAREKLKAARDRQKMYADPRRRPMTFTVGEHLPLQDLKVDSSKKLVEEPVRIVDRKVTKLRKKEISMVLVEWKHSLGTNLTWETEKLMTSRYPQLFNLDQIPRMETPLRRVDF from the exons atGAATATGcgccagagacggtggcaagaactAATCAAGGATTATGACT TGGATCGACTAAAGATAGCTCAACTCGAACCACTACAAAATGAACATTTGAAATCTGAGTTAATGGTGAAAAGAAGAGTAGAATTGATGAATGATTCTCGAGGATTAAAGACTTATCGTGAACGAGTTTGGGTGCCGTTATTTGgaggattgagggatttaatcttaaATGAGGCACATAAATTGAGATTATCCGTGCATCCCGGTATtacaaaaatgtaccatgatctgaaAGTGTTATATTGGTGGCCAACTATGAAAGTAGACATTGCGCAATAcgtggaaaa aaagtgtcgaACTCCATCATGTTGGTTAGAGGCaggtgagaaacagtttgcaggtctaaAAATTGTGCATCAGACTGCAGAAAAAGTGGCTATCGCACGTGAAAAGCTGAAAgctgctagagatcgacaaaagatgtatgcagatcctCGTCGACGACCAATGACGTTTACTGTGGGTGAAC ATCTTCCTCTGCAAGATCTGAAAGTAGATTCCagcaagaaattggtggaagaaccAGTGAGAATCGTCGACAGAAAAGTGACTAAGTTGCGCAAGAAAGAGATTTCAATGGTGCTTGTggaatggaagcatagtttaggcaccAATCTGACATGGGAGACCGAGAAGTTGATGACCTCTAGATACCCTCAGTTGTttaaccttgaccagattccgaggatggaaACTCCTTTAAGGAGGGTTGATTTTTAA